A window of the Gasterosteus aculeatus chromosome 21, fGasAcu3.hap1.1, whole genome shotgun sequence genome harbors these coding sequences:
- the dnajc13 gene encoding dnaJ homolog subfamily C member 13 isoform X8, with amino-acid sequence MNVIKENKDMACFYTTKHSWRGKYKRVFSVGTHGITTYNPTTLEVTNQWPYGDICGIGPVGKGQGTEFNLTFRKGSGKKSETLKFSTEHRTELLTEALRYRTEFSEGKITGRRYNCYKHHWSDTRKPVSLEVTPGGIDQIDPHTNRVVCSYDYRNVEGFVEVSDYQGGFCILSGGFGRLHLFASEHRDDIIRSAIEHAGNYIGITLRLRKEALTFEDFVTDRLGKYSSDESITSLAEFVVQKITPRHAEPVKRILALTETCLVERDPASYNIVTIKPFGEVFALICDVDNPQVFTVEFIRGQIRKFSSTERDSLLASLLDGVRASGNRDVCVKMAPTQRGQRWGLLSMPVDEEVESLHLKFLAAPPNGNFADAVFRFNANISYSGVLHAVTQDGLFSENKEKLINNAILALLSQELELPALNAELESHFQAIRRLVASKAGFQAFTQLPKSGQGSGVTDATFREKLGVKTVKALKRNNNSVTHAAVDMLCALMCPMHDDYDLRQEQLNKASLLSSKKFLENLLEKFITNVDHGTGALVISSLLDFLTFALCAPYSETTEGQQFDMLLEMVACDGRTLFKLFQHPSMAIVKGAGLVMKAIIEEGDKEIATKMQDLALSEGALPRHLHTSLFTISADQRMLTNRQLSRHLVGLWTAENPVAMNLLKRILPTGLLAYLDSPDPVPEKDMDRMHIRDNLKLAQDQLNRTKVPEWQRIAGKAAKEVEKFAKEKTDIVLMHWRDKMGIAQKEQDRNNLNPNQKPVILRKRRQRIKIEVNWELFYYRFQLDHARSNLIWNLRTREELRDALEGEMRAFSVDRELGSATVISWNHQEFEVKYECLSDEIKIGDYYLRLLLEEDENDESNAIKRSYEFFNELYHRFLLTPKVSMKCLCLQALAIVYGKCYEEIGPFTDTKYIVGMLDRCTDKLERDRLIIFLNKLILNKKNVKDVMDSNGVRILVDLLTMAHLHTNRATVPLQSNVLEASPDMKRESEKEWYFGNADKERRGPFSYEEMQEFWSTGVLTAKTRCWAQGMDGWRPLQAIPQLKWCLLATGQAVMNESDLATLILNMLITMCSYYPSRDQDNAIIRPLPKIKRMISDNACLPHIVQLLLTFDPILVEKVANVLYLVMQDNPNLQRLYLTGIFFFIMMYTGSNVLPVARFLKYTHLKQAFKSEESKGQDIVQRSVLGPVLPEAMVCYLENYEAERFSEIFLGEFDTPEAIWSSEMRRMMIEKIAAHIADFSPRLQSNTRALYQYCPIPVVSFPQLDNELFCNIYYLRHLCDTIRFPNWPIRDAVKLLKDTLEAWKREVEKKPPSMSVDDAYEVLNLPKGQGQHEESKIRKAYFRLAQKYHPDKNPEGRDMFEKVNKAYEFLCTKSARILDGPDPENIILILKAQSILFNRHKEELGPYKYAGYPMLIKTITMETEDELLFSKTSPLLPAAAELAFHTVNCSALNAEELRRDNGIEVLLEALSRCVAVLTASSKPDDMAVQVCGHVCKCYSVAAQFEECREKIIELPSIIRDLCHILFYGKGLPKTATLAVQCVSSFAVDFFLQTHLYHAGVLWHLLVHLFNYDYTLEESGVQASQDTNQQEVANSLAKLSLLALSRLGGYAQTPPAPDGNNPVSETNGIEGTPPENPTIRKSLAAMLTPYISRKLGTGSPAVVLKLLNSNSENPYLIWNNGTRAELLEFLEGQQEGNIKRGENDKSFGAEFLFTDHSKELIVGEIFVRVYNEQPTFPLEYPKAFAASLLDYVGSQAQYLHTLLAMSQSNKVESQQHAERLRYAEMSLEALRNVIRNNPGSESECIGHFKLLFSLLRVHGAGRVQQLVLEVVNTVTSNQECVSNISESLVLSNLLLLLHSLPSSRQMVLETLYALTSNTKIVKEAMAKGALIYLLDLFCNCTHPQVRTQTAELFSKMTSDKLVGPKVRLTLIRFLPGVFMDAMRDNAEAAVHIFEGTHENPELIWNDSSRETVSTTVREMMLEHFKQQKDNPDVNWKLPEDFTVAYGAGQGELEVGGVFLRIFIAQPGWVLRKPREFLVSLLETLTELLEKNNPNGEALETVCTAAVCLFSSQSQLADQVPPLGHLPRVLAALNHKNNAVPKSAIRLIHVLSDNELCVRSMSALETIGPLMTGMRSRADMAGLACEALNRMFQKEQTELVAQALRVELVPYLLKLLEGIGLETLDNPSATKAQIVKALKSMTRSLQYGEQVNEILAKSSVWSAFKDQKHDLFISESQTAGYLTGPGVAGYLTAGAGTPVMPNVPPPVDNDIGDQG; translated from the exons ATGAATgtcatcaaagaaaacaaagacatggCATGTttctacaccaccaaacactcCTGGAGGGGAAA GTACAAGCGAGTCTTCTCGGTGGGGACGCATGGCATCACCACTTACAACCCGACCACGCTGGAAGTAACGAATCAG TGGCCTTATGGGGACATCTGCGGCATCGGCCCGGTAGGAAAAGGTCAGGGAACCGAGTTCAACCTCACATTCCGCAAAGGCAGCGGCAAGAAGTCCGAGACACTCAAGTTCTCCACCGAGCACCGGACCGAGCTGCTCACGGAAGCTCTG AGATATAGAACAGAGTTTTCAGAGGGTAAAATAACTGGCAGG CGTTACAACTGCTACAAGCACCACTGGAGTGACACGCGCAAGCCGGTGAGTTTAGAGGTGACCCCGGGCGGCATCGACCAGATCGACCCGCACACCAATCGTGTCGTGTGTTCCTACGACTACCGAAACGTGGAGGGATTCGTCGAGGTCTCTGATTACCAGGGAGGATTCTGCATCCTTTCAGGGGGCTTCGGCAGGCTG cACCTGTTTGCCTCGGAGCACCGGGATGACATCATCCGTAGCGCCATAGAGCACGCTGGGAACTATATCGGTATCACGCTGCGGCTGAGGAAGGAGGCGCTGACCTTTGAGGATTTTGTGACGGACCGGCTGGGGAAGTACAGCTCGGACGAGAGCATCACTTCACTGGCTGAGTTCGTGGTGCAGAAGATCACCCCTCGACACGCG GAGCCTGTCAAGCGCATTCTGGCCCTGACAGAGACTTGTCTAGTGGAGAGAGACCCTGCTTCATACAACATAGTCACCATCAAACCCTTCGGAGAG gtATTTGCCCTCATCTGTGACGTAGACAACCCTCAGGTGTTTACAGTTGAATTCATCCGAGGTCAAATCAGAAAGTTTTCCTCCACAGAAAG ggACTCCCTGTTGGCCAGCCTGCTCGATGGCGTCCGGGCATCAGGCAACAGGGACGTGTGCGTCAAAATGGCCCCCACACAGCGAGGGCAGAGATGGGGCCTACTGAGCATGCCCGTggacgaggaggtggagagtTTGCACCTCAAATTCCTGGCAGCACCTCCTA ATGGAAACTTTGCAGACGCGGTGTTCAGATTCAACGCGAACATCTCCTACAGCGGCGTGCTGCACGCTGTAACCCAAGAC GGCCTCTTCTCTGAGAACAAAGAGAAGCTCATCAACAATGCCATCCTGGCTCTTCTGTCCCAGGAGCTCGAGCTGCCGGCCCTGAACGCCGAGCTGGAGAGCCATTTCCAGGCCATCCGACGCTTGGTGGCCTCCAAGGCCGGCTTCCAAGCCTTTACCCAGCTGCCGAA GTCTGGTCAAGGGTCTGGAGTCACAGATGCAAC GTTCAGGGAGAAGTTGGGCGTGAAGACAGTCAaagctttaaaaaggaacaacaaCAGTGTGACACATGCCGCTGTGGACATGCTCTGTGCTCTTATGTGT CCGATGCACGATGATTATGACCTGCGGCAGGAGCAGCTGAACAAAGCCTCTCTGCTGTCCTCCAAGAAGTTCCTGGAGAACCTCCTTGAAAAATTCATCACTAATGTG gacCACGGAACAGGAGCTCTGGTCATCAGCTCCTTACTGGACTTCTTGACGTTTGCACTCTGCGCCCCCTACAGTGAAACCACCGAGGGGCAACAGTTTGACATGCTGCTGGAGATGGTTGCCTGTGATGGACGCACCTTGTTCAAACTCTTCCAG CATCCCTCAATGGCGATAGTGAAGGGGGCAGGCTTGGTGATGAAGGCCATCATTGAG gAAGGAGACAAGGAAATAGCCACCAAGATGCAGGACCTGGCCTTGAGTGAAGGGGCTCTTCCGCGGCATCTGCATACTTCTCTGTTCACGATCAGCGCTGACCAGCGGATGCTTACCAACAG GCAGCTGAGTCGTCACCTGGTGGGACTCTGGACGGCGGAAAACCCGGTTGCCATGAACCTTCTGAAAAGGATACTG CCAACAGGCCTGCTGGCTTACCTGGACAGCCCCGATCCAGTCCCTGAGAAAGATATGGATCGAATGCACATCCGCGACAACTTGAAACTTGCCCAG GACCAGCTAAATCGAACCAAGGTGCCCGAATGGCAGCGGATAGCCGGCAAAGCAGCCAAAGAGGTGGAGAAGTTTGCCAAGGAGAAGACCGATATCGTGTTGATGCACTGGAGGGATAAAATGGGCATAGCCCAGAAGGAG CAGGACAGAAATAACCTG AATCCGAATCAAAAGCCTGTCATCCTACGGAAGAGACGGCAGAGAATAAAGATTGAAGTCAACTGGGAACTTTTCTACTACAG ATTCCAGCTGGACCACGCACGGTCCAACCTCATCTGGAACCTGAGGACGAGGGAGGAGCTGCGAGACGCTCTGGAGGGGGAGATGCGCGCCTTCAGCGTCGACCGCGAGCTCGGCAGTGCCACCGTCATCTCCTGGAACCACCAAGAGTTTGAG GTGAAATATGAGTGCCTTTCCGATGAGATAAAGATTGGGGATTATTACCTGCGTCTGCTGCTTGAGGAAGATGAAAATGACGAATCGAATGCCATCAAGAGATC ATATGAGTTCTTCAATGAACTCTACCATCGCTTTCTGCTTACACCCAAAGTCTCGATGAAGTGCCTGTGCCTGCAGGCGCTCGCTATAGTCTACGGGAAGTGCTACGAGGAGATTGGCCCCTTCACAGACACAAAATACATCGTGGGCATGCTGGACCGA TGTACAGACAAACTAGAAAGAGACAGACTCATCATCTTCCTCAACAAACTCATTCTCAACAAG aaaaatgtgAAGGATGTGATGGACTCGAATGGAGTCCGTATATTGGTGGATCTGCTCACTATGGCTCATCTGCACACCAACAGAGCTACTGTGCCCCTGCAG AGCAACGTGCTGGAGGCGTCCCCAGACATgaagagggagagcgagaaagagtGGTACTTTGGTAACGCagacaaagaaagaagaggaccttTCAGTTATGAGGAG ATGCAGGAATTTTGGAGCACAGGTGTCCTGACTGCAAAGACACGCTGCTGGGCTCAGGGGATGGATGGCTGGCGCCCCCTGCAGGCCATTCCCCAGCTAAAATGGTGCCTCCTGGCCACTGGACAGGCAGTGATGAACGAGTCCGACCTGGCTACACTAATCCTTAACATGCTCATCACCATGTGCTCCTATTACCCCAGCAG GGACCAAGACAATGCCATTATCCGTCCTTTACCTAAAATCAAGAGGATGATCAGCGACAATGCTTGCCTCCCTCACATTGTCCAG ctgctgctgacctttgaccccataCTGGTGGAAAAGGTGGCTAACGTTCTGTATCTGGTGATGCAGGACAATCCTAATTTGCAGCGCCTCTATTTAACTGggatcttcttcttcatcatgaTGTACACAGGCTCCAACGTGCTTCCTGTAGCaag gttccTGAAGTACACACATCTGAAACAAGCCTTCAAATCAGAGGAG TCTAAAGGTCAGGACATAGTGCAGCGTAGTGTTCTGGGACCGGTGCTGCCTGAAGCCATGGTGTGTTATCTGGAGAACTACGAGGCTGAGCGCTTCTCGGAAATATTCCTCGGAGAGTTTGACACGCCGGAGGCCATTTGGAGCAGCGAGATGAG GCGGATGATGATCGAGAAGATTGCCGCCCACATCGCTGACTTCAGCCCCAGGCTGCAGAGCAACACGCGGGCCCTCTACCAGTACTGCCCCATCCCCGTGGTCAGCTTCCCTCAGCTGGACAACGAGCTCTTCTGCAACATCTACTACCTCAGACATCTATGTGACACCATCCGCTTCCCCAACTGGCCCATTCGAGACGCT GTGAAGCTGCTAAAAGACACCCTTGAAGCCTggaagagggaggtggagaaaaAGCCTCCCTCCATGTCCGTAGATGATGCATACGAAGTCCTCAACCTCCCCAAAGGACAGGGGCA GCACGAGGAGAGTAAAATCAGGAAAGCTTACTTCAGACTGGCGCAAAAGTACCATCCAGACAAGAACCCAGAGGGCAGG GACATGTTCGAGAAAGTCAATAAAGCCTACGAGTTCCTTTGTACAAAGTCTGCCCGAATCCTGGACGGCCCGGATCCAGAGaacatcatcctcatcctcaaaGCACAGAGCATCCTGTTCAACCGACACAAAGAAG AACTGGGACCTTACAAATATGCGGGGTACCCAATGCTCATCAAGACCATCACAATGGAAACCGAGGATGAGCTCCTCTTCTCCAaaacctcccctctcctccctgctgccgcTGAGCTCGCCTTCCACACCGTCAACTGCTCGGCTCTCAATGCAGAGGAGCTGCGCCGTGACAACGGCATCGAG gtgctgctggaggctcTTTCTCGGTGTGTTGCTGTTTTAACTGCATCCAGCAAACCTGATGACATGGCTGTGCAG GTGTGCGGGCACGTCTGTAAGTGCTACAGTGTAGCAGCCCAGTTTGAGGAATGCAGGGAAAAGATCATCGAACTTCCCAGCATCATCAGAGACCTTTGTCACATCTTGTTCTACGGAAAG GGTCTCCCAAAAACAGCCACCCTGGCAGTGCAGTGCGTGAGCTCCTTCGCCGTGGATTTTTTCCTACAGACCCATCTGTACCACGCTGGTGTCCTCTGGCACCTGCTGGTCCACCTCTTCAACTACGACTACACTCTGGAGGAGAGCGGCGTGCAGGCCAGCCAGGACACAAACCAGCAGGAGGTGGCAAACAGCCTGGCCAAGCTCAGCCTGCTCGCTCTCAGCCGTCTGGGAGGCTACGCCCAGACACCACCTGCACCAGACGGCAACAATCCTGTGTCAGAGACCAACGGCATTGAGGGCACGCCTCCGGAGAACCCCACCATCCGAAAGAGCTTAgcggccatgctgacgccttaCATCTCCCGGAAGCTGGGAACAGGATCCCCTGCTGTG gtCTTGAAGCTGCTGAATAGCAACTCGGAGAACCCCTACTTGATCTGGAACAATGGAACCAGAGCCGAGCTGCTCGAGTTCCTGGAGGGTCAACAGGAGGGAAACATCAAGAGG GGGGAGAATGATAAAAGCTTCGGTGCCGAGTTTTTGTTCACTGATCACAGCAAAGAGCTGATAGTTGGGGAGATCTTTGTGCGGGTCTACAATGAGCAACCGACTTTTCCTCTTGAG TACCCCAAAGCCTTTGCAGCAAGTCTTCTGGACTACGTAGGCTCCCAGGCCCAGTACCTGCACACTCTGCTGGCCATGAGTCAGAGTAACAAAGTAGAGTCCCAGCAGCACGCCGAGAGGCTCCGCTACGCTGAGATGTCTTTAGAGGCTCTCCGCAATGTCATCAGGAACAACCCCG GTTCGGAGTCCGAGTGTATCGGCCATTTCAAACTGCTCTTTTCTCTGTTGCGGGTTCACGGAGCTGGCAGAGTACAGCAGCTAGTTTTGGAG GTTGTAAATACAGTGACGTCAAACCAAGAATGCGTGAGCAACATTTCTGAGTCGCTGGTGTTGTCCAACCTTCTGTTGCTGCTGCACTCACTCCCCTCAA GCAGGCAAATGGTGCTGGAAACCTTGTATGCACTGACTTCTAACACTAAGATCGTGAAAGAGGCTATGGCGAAAG GTGCTCTGATCTACTTACTAGACCtcttctgtaactgcacacatcCCCAAGTTCGCACGCAGACCGCTGAGCTCTTCTCCAAGATGACCTCAGACAAGCTGGTCGGGCCAAAG GTGCGTCTAACGCTAATCCGTTTCCTTCCTGGCGTCTTCATGGACGCCATGAGAGACAACGCGGAAGCAGCCGTGCACATATTCGAGGGAACGCACGAGAACCCTGAGCTCATCTGGAATGACAGCTCCAGGGAGACGGTGTCCACTACTGTCCGGGAGATGATGCTTGA GCACTTTAAGCAGCAGAAGGATAATCCTGATGTGAACTGGAAA TTGCCGGAGGACTTCACGGTGGCTTATGGAGCAGGACAGGGCGAACTAGAAGTCGGTGGCGTCTTCTTGCGCATCTTTATTGCTCAGCCAGGATGGGTGCTTCGAAAGCCGCGAGAGTTCTTGGTCTCTCTTCTAGAGACCCTgacggagctgctggagaaaaaCAACCCCAAT GGTGAGGCCCTGGAGACGGTCTGCACGGCGGCGGTCTGCCTGTTCAGCTCACAGAGCCAGCTGGCCGACCAGGTCCCTCCTCTGGGTCACCTGCCTCGTGTCCTGGCAGCACTCAACCACAAGAACAACGCAGTGCCCAAGAGCGCCATCCGGCTCATCCACGTGCTGTCAGACAACGAG CTGTGCGTGCGCTCCATGTCTGCTCTGGAAACTATCGGCCCCCTCATGACTGGGATGAGATCTCGCGCCGACATGGCCGGGTTGGCTTGTGAAGCTCTCAACCGCATGTTCCAGAAAGAGCAGACGGAACTAGTGGCCCAG GCTCTCAGAGTGGAGCTGGTCCCGTATCTCCTGAAGCTGTTAGAAGGAATCGGCCTGGAGACATTAGACAACCCTTCAGCTACTAAAGCCCAGATCGTAAAGGCTCTCAAGTCCATGACTCGCAGTCTGCAGTACGGAGAGCAG GTTAATGAGATTCTTGCAAAGTCTTCAGTGTGGAGTGCCTTCAAAGACCAGAAACACGACCTCTTCATCTCCGAGTCTCAGACCGCAGGTTACCTGACAG